From Temnothorax longispinosus isolate EJ_2023e chromosome 3, Tlon_JGU_v1, whole genome shotgun sequence, one genomic window encodes:
- the LOC139810671 gene encoding uncharacterized protein has translation MFYPVELLSRRRRGKLAPCWLAATSSEKIFKRHYNPGAIKKINTVETCEQILEIMQSRNRSNRFSLYLSSQLMCGIIRIHRLQVVNYQKEVFEMQQKFDSGGGRGGGGGGGRRGGRGGRGSRGGGLEKKEDESDAVQDLELHAIDVPISTQNFPNAQLERDLHLLPDEGSDDRLRTIMKDAACCDFGALNDEELDFMNNFNFSLDRMHKQIGKERSAFPKKIPDIIIEKVQEKQLSQETEETRGPVLVDISERNKLKERLLLTPQKRQPHQVQVETPTKRRRLFSDTASATDVPPVEDVAVPPAPVEDVAVPPAPVEDVVVPAELPREETRMLVLPQQEETNMELESLDSSYFVIRSHSKKSKIIDKKTELSNKLLKKWRQDVNIHCKKLDRPLTKNLSLTPAINLFNQPSDSPRRWNKSLRSRFAARITGPFKSVNEDVALAEFTQFEKMPVKIPEEMRVEETVSRLNLPAEEVSTFQKTGIAIAAEPGDSVANVLTVTNIIPETKDVSMVPLPNAVPEAIVLEEDIPVPSTSSSSGHSQPALTSQEILVLLEVFWRDKETVKFSELISPDTYTREDAATAFEILLDLYAQEKLILQQTDYSKPLWISKYRD, from the exons ATGTTCTATCCAGTTGAACTGCTTTCCCGTCGACGAAGGGGCAAATTAGCTCCTTGTTGGCTCGCTGCAACGTCcagcgagaaaatatttaaaagacacTATAATCCTGGTGCTATAAAGAAGATAAACACTGTAGAAACTtg CGAGcaaattttggaaataatgCAGTCGCGCAACAGATCAAATAGATTTAGCTTATATCTGTCATCACAATTAATGTGCGGCATAATAAGAATTCATCGTTTACAAGTTGTAAATTATCAGA AGGAAGTTTTTGAAATGCAACAAAAATTTGACTCTggcggcggccgcggcggtggtggcggcggcggccgccGTGGCGGCCGTGGCGGCCGCGGCAGCAGAGGCGGAGGGTTGGAGAAGAAAGAGGATGAGTCTGACGCAGTTCAGGATCTTGAATTGCATGCAATAGATGTGCCTATTTCCACTCAAAACTTTCCTAACGCTCAATTAGAAAGAGACTTACACTTACTTCCTGACGAAGGGTCTGATGACAGACTACGGACAATT ATGAAAGATGCAGCATGTTGTGATTTTGGTGCTTTAAATGACGAGGAGTTGGactttatgaataatttcaatttctcaCT TGACCGGATGCATAAGCAGATCGGCAAAGAAAGATCAGCATTCCCAAAGAAGATTCctgatataataatagaaa AGGTCCAAGAAAAACAGTTATCTCAGGAAACTGAGGAAACCCGTGGTCCAGTACTTGTGGATATATCggaaagaaataaacttaaaGAGAGACTGTTATTAACTCCACAAAAACGACAGCCACATCAAGTGCAGGTGGAAACGCCTACGAAGAGGAGACGT TTATTCTCTGACACTGCATCGGCGACTGATGTACCCCCTGTAGAAGATGTGGCAGTACCTCCTGCACCTGTAGAAGATGTGGCAGTACCTCCTGCACCTGTAGAAGATGTGGTAGTACCGGCTGAATTGCCTAGAGAAGAAACGAGAATGTTAGTTCTTCCACAGCAAGAGGAAACTAACATGGAATTGGAATCATTAGATTCAAGCTACTTTGTGATCCGCAGTCATTCGaagaaaagcaaaattattgataaaaaaacagAGTTAAGTAACAAACTGCTTAAGAAATGGCGTCAGGATGTAAACATTCATTGCAAG aaATTGGATAGAccattaacaaaaaatttatcgctGACACCGGCGATAAATCTTTTCAACCAACCTTCGGATTCACCTAGGCGATGGAACAAAAGTTTACGCAGTCGCTTTGCTGCTCGCATCACTGGGCCGTTCAAGAGTGTAAATGAAGATGTTGCACTTGCTGAATTTACGCaat ttgaAAAAATGCCTGTAAAAATACCTGAAGAAATGCGTGTAGAAGAGACAGTTAGCAGGCTAAATCTTCCTGCAGAAGAAGTGAGTACATTCCAAAAGACGGGAATCGCAATTGCTGCCGAACCCGGAGATAGTGTTGCAAACGTCCTAACAGTGACAAATATAATTCCCGAAACTAAGGACGTATCAATGGTACCATTACCGAATGCGGTACCGGAAGCAATTGTCTTAGAAGAAGACATTCCAGTACCTTCTACCag TAGTTCAAGCGGACACTCGCAACCTGCACTGACAAGCCAAGAGATTTTGGTTCTATTAGAAGTTTTCTGGCGTGACAAGGAAACTGTCAAATTCAGTGAACTTATTTCACCGGACACGTACACGAGAGAGGATGCTGCTACTGCTTTTGAAATACTTCTTG ACTTATATGCACAAGAGAAACTCATTTTGCAACAGACTGACTATTCTAAACCTTTATGGATTTCCAAATACCgggattaa